One segment of Hippopotamus amphibius kiboko isolate mHipAmp2 chromosome 4, mHipAmp2.hap2, whole genome shotgun sequence DNA contains the following:
- the LOC130851679 gene encoding torsin-1A-interacting protein 2-like yields the protein MFSDNSHGLDCGQQWFPSLELGHWLYQTELVENECYQVILDRINRADYCPECYPDNPANRSLVLPWSFPLEWAPQNLTRWTFEKACHPFLLGPPLVRKRIHDSRVAGFNPALQLILTRTDKTLNKKLGQSK from the coding sequence ATGTTCTCAGATAATTCACATGGCCTTGACTGTGGTCAGCAATGGTTCCCTAGTTTAGAACTAGGCCATTGGTTGTACCAAACTGAACTGGTTGAGAATGAATGTTACCAAGTAATCTTAGACCGTATTAACAGAGCTGACTATTGCCCTGAGTGTTACCCTGATAATCCTGCTAATAGAAGCCTTGTCCTTCCTTGGTCTTTCCCACTTGAGTGGGCTCCCCAAAATCTTACCAGGTGGACCTTTGAAAAAGCTTGCCACCCATTTCTTCTGGGTCCTCCACTGGTTAGAAAAAGGATACATGACTCTAGAGTTGCTGGTTTTAACCCTGCATTACAGTTAATCCTGACCAGAACAGACAAAACCTTAAACAAAAAACTTGGCCAAAGCAAATAA